A section of the bacterium genome encodes:
- the rny gene encoding ribonuclease Y, producing MTNWVIAVVGGLIIGAAAFCIAYFGYIRQLQINVKSERTELAGREEDLKKEIEAKRKEILLEAKEEAFKVRAEIEKENKDKRAEIQRLERRLTQKEETLDRRLENLDQKERMIQQKETEAQAKFEEGEVLVAQQRGELEKISRMSADEAKELLMRQIDREMERETARIIRQAEEQAREEADRKARDIITLAVQRCAVDQATETTVSVVPLPSDDMKGRIIGREGRNIRAFETLTGVDLIIDDTPEAVVISGFDPVRREVARVALSNLILDGRIHPGRIEEMINKAQIEAETKMKEAADQAVFETGVTGLDPELVKLLGRLRFRTSYGQNVLQHSVEVSHLAGAIASELQVNVPLAKRAGLLHDIGKAVDFEVEGSHAIISMDLLKRYGEPSEVCHAVGAHHNDIEPHSVEAVLVLVADAISAARPGARRETLETYVKRLQKLETIADSFDGVEKTYAVQAGREIRVMVKPTEVDDDSAVKLAYDTARRIEEEMEYPGQIKVTVIRETRAVEYAK from the coding sequence ATGACAAACTGGGTAATCGCGGTAGTCGGTGGACTTATAATTGGCGCCGCGGCGTTTTGTATAGCCTATTTCGGGTATATACGTCAACTTCAAATTAACGTAAAGTCCGAGCGAACGGAACTTGCGGGACGAGAAGAAGATTTAAAAAAGGAAATCGAAGCCAAACGGAAAGAGATTCTCCTTGAGGCCAAAGAAGAGGCGTTCAAGGTACGCGCTGAGATCGAAAAGGAGAATAAGGACAAACGGGCTGAAATTCAGAGGTTAGAGCGAAGGCTGACGCAGAAAGAAGAGACACTGGATCGCAGGCTTGAAAACCTCGATCAGAAAGAAAGAATGATTCAGCAGAAAGAAACCGAGGCTCAAGCCAAATTTGAAGAGGGCGAGGTCTTGGTTGCGCAGCAGAGGGGCGAGTTGGAGAAAATCTCCAGAATGTCTGCCGATGAAGCCAAAGAGCTGCTGATGCGGCAAATTGATCGAGAGATGGAGCGCGAGACTGCGCGCATTATCAGACAAGCCGAAGAACAGGCTAGAGAAGAGGCCGACCGCAAAGCGAGAGATATTATCACGCTGGCGGTGCAGCGGTGTGCTGTAGACCAGGCCACGGAGACGACCGTCTCGGTGGTTCCTCTGCCCAGCGATGACATGAAAGGCAGAATAATTGGCCGTGAAGGCCGCAATATTCGCGCATTCGAGACACTGACCGGCGTCGACCTCATCATCGACGACACACCCGAGGCAGTGGTCATATCGGGCTTCGACCCTGTGCGGCGGGAAGTCGCGCGTGTGGCGCTGTCAAATCTGATCCTCGACGGACGGATTCACCCCGGACGCATCGAGGAGATGATCAACAAGGCTCAGATCGAAGCTGAGACAAAGATGAAAGAGGCCGCCGATCAGGCAGTCTTTGAGACAGGTGTAACGGGTCTCGATCCCGAGTTGGTCAAGCTGCTGGGTCGACTGCGGTTTAGAACGAGCTATGGTCAGAACGTACTCCAGCACAGTGTGGAAGTCTCACACCTGGCCGGAGCAATTGCGTCGGAACTGCAGGTAAACGTGCCGCTGGCAAAGCGCGCAGGGCTTTTGCATGACATTGGCAAGGCTGTGGACTTCGAGGTGGAGGGCTCTCATGCAATCATCTCGATGGACCTGCTCAAGCGCTACGGCGAGCCGTCAGAGGTCTGTCATGCGGTTGGCGCGCATCACAACGACATCGAGCCTCATTCGGTGGAGGCAGTGCTGGTTCTGGTGGCGGACGCGATATCTGCCGCAAGACCAGGCGCTCGCCGAGAGACTTTGGAGACCTATGTCAAGCGCCTCCAGAAACTCGAGACCATTGCCGATTCGTTCGACGGAGTGGAAAAAACGTATGCCGTCCAGGCTGGCCGTGAGATACGTGTCATGGTCAAACCCACCGAGGTCGATGATGATTCGGCTGTGAAACTCGCCTACGATACCGCTCGGCGCATAGAAGAGGAGATGGAGTATCCGGGACAGATAAAGGTCACGGTGATCCGCGAGACTCGCGCCGTGGAATATGCGAAGTAG
- a CDS encoding TIGR00282 family metallophosphoesterase: MKLLFVSDIVGNPGRKAISDMLPALRSRLDVSFVIANGENAAGGFGITKTIAKSIFDAGADVITLGNHTWAKRDSWDFIDQEARILRPANYGPGTPGRGYGTFKAQNGRTISVINMMGRTFMSPLDCPFRTADTILTELGDNAGMVFVDMHAEATSEKIALGYYLDGRVSSVVGTHTHVQTSDERVLPCGSAYITDAGMTGAVDSVLGLDPQEAIRRFITQMPGKVKPAEGEPSLQGVLIDVDPVTSRATSISRVSVCSTEQF; the protein is encoded by the coding sequence TTGAAACTGCTCTTTGTAAGTGACATAGTCGGAAACCCAGGGCGCAAAGCCATAAGCGATATGCTTCCGGCCTTGCGCTCGCGTCTTGATGTGAGCTTTGTGATTGCAAACGGCGAGAACGCAGCAGGCGGGTTTGGGATTACCAAAACCATTGCGAAGTCTATCTTTGATGCAGGCGCGGATGTAATCACGCTGGGCAACCACACCTGGGCAAAACGCGACAGTTGGGACTTCATCGACCAGGAAGCGCGCATATTGCGCCCCGCGAACTACGGTCCCGGCACTCCAGGTCGGGGTTACGGCACTTTCAAGGCGCAAAATGGGCGGACCATCAGCGTAATCAATATGATGGGCAGGACGTTTATGTCTCCACTCGACTGTCCCTTCCGCACGGCGGATACGATCCTGACAGAGCTTGGCGATAATGCCGGTATGGTGTTTGTGGATATGCATGCGGAAGCAACCTCGGAGAAAATCGCGCTCGGATATTATCTCGACGGCAGAGTCAGCTCCGTTGTCGGAACACACACGCACGTACAGACGTCAGATGAAAGGGTGCTGCCGTGCGGGAGTGCATATATCACCGACGCCGGTATGACGGGTGCAGTCGATTCTGTGCTGGGTCTGGATCCTCAAGAGGCTATCAGAAGGTTCATTACACAGATGCCCGGCAAAGTCAAACCTGCCGAGGGCGAGCCATCACTTCAAGGTGTCCTGATTGATGTCGACCCTGTCACATCCCGCGCTACCAGCATCAGCCGAGTAAGCGTATGCT
- the recA gene encoding recombinase RecA — MDKSKALDMAMAQIEKQFGRGSIIRLGEKPRFDVSVIPTGAITLDMALGVGGVPRGRITEIYGQESSGKTTLAYHVIAEAQKAGGTAAFVDAEHSVDADYARQLGVDVDALLVSQPSTGEEALEIMDALIRSGAVDIVVLDSVAALVPKSEIEGDMGDSHMGLQARLMSQALRKIGGSVSKSNTAAIFINQIREKIGIMFGNPETTPGGRALKFWSSVRLEVRRIETLKVSGEAVGTRVKVKVAKNKVGPPFKDAEFDIMFGKGISKSGSVLDLATDMGFVTKTGTWFTCGETRLGQGRENAKAYLEDNPELMADLESQIRKANEEEEAVPEKTETAAAE; from the coding sequence ATGGACAAATCAAAAGCGCTTGACATGGCCATGGCGCAGATCGAGAAGCAGTTCGGACGTGGTTCCATCATCCGTCTGGGTGAGAAGCCCCGCTTTGATGTAAGTGTTATTCCCACCGGCGCAATCACGCTGGATATGGCGCTGGGAGTTGGCGGTGTTCCGCGCGGAAGGATCACCGAGATATACGGTCAGGAATCCTCAGGCAAGACGACTCTGGCCTATCATGTGATAGCCGAGGCTCAGAAAGCCGGAGGCACCGCCGCATTTGTGGACGCTGAACACTCGGTTGACGCCGATTATGCGCGCCAACTCGGTGTGGATGTGGATGCGCTGCTGGTCTCGCAGCCCTCGACTGGTGAAGAGGCTCTGGAGATCATGGATGCGCTTATCAGAAGTGGGGCTGTTGATATAGTTGTGCTCGACTCAGTTGCGGCTCTTGTTCCAAAGTCCGAGATCGAGGGTGATATGGGCGATTCGCATATGGGCTTGCAGGCAAGGCTGATGTCTCAGGCCTTGAGGAAGATCGGCGGGTCGGTATCCAAGTCCAACACTGCTGCGATCTTCATCAACCAGATCCGTGAGAAGATCGGGATCATGTTCGGCAATCCGGAGACCACACCAGGAGGTCGCGCGCTCAAATTCTGGTCCAGTGTCAGGCTGGAAGTCAGAAGGATAGAGACGCTTAAGGTAAGCGGCGAGGCTGTTGGCACACGCGTGAAGGTCAAAGTAGCCAAGAACAAAGTGGGACCGCCGTTCAAGGATGCTGAGTTCGACATCATGTTCGGCAAGGGGATTTCCAAGAGCGGCAGTGTACTCGATCTGGCAACGGATATGGGCTTTGTGACCAAGACCGGAACGTGGTTTACTTGCGGCGAGACACGCCTCGGTCAGGGCAGAGAGAACGCAAAGGCATATCTTGAGGACAATCCAGAGCTTATGGCCGATCTTGAGTCTCAGATACGCAAAGCAAATGAAGAGGAAGAAGCCGTGCCTGAGAAGACGGAGACAGCGGCAGCCGAGTAG
- a CDS encoding recombination regulator RecX yields MGKITAIEPQKRRGYRRSIFVDGEFLVGTHEDIIVALGLGVGQSFDEDRLVEILNAEEKRKARESALRLLGYRDRSVSEIRKRLIGSDFPEDIVEEVIKHLSDCGLLDDGKFSRGWVNSRMAAKPMGRARLSWELRSKGVDAPTVEGALESMDEDAEFDLALSVARKKIGKSDGFDLDSKKRLGSFLARRGFGWEVINRVFEELLHE; encoded by the coding sequence ATGGGCAAAATCACGGCAATAGAGCCGCAGAAGAGGCGCGGTTACAGAAGATCGATATTTGTGGACGGTGAGTTTCTCGTCGGCACTCATGAAGATATCATAGTCGCGCTCGGCCTGGGGGTCGGCCAGTCGTTTGATGAGGACAGGCTCGTCGAAATCCTCAATGCTGAAGAAAAGAGAAAAGCCCGTGAGAGTGCACTGAGGCTTCTGGGATATCGGGACAGATCGGTATCCGAGATAAGAAAACGTCTTATCGGGAGTGATTTTCCCGAAGATATCGTAGAAGAAGTAATAAAGCATCTGTCCGACTGCGGTCTATTGGACGATGGAAAATTCAGCCGAGGCTGGGTTAATTCGCGGATGGCTGCAAAGCCGATGGGCAGAGCCAGACTTTCTTGGGAACTGCGGTCGAAGGGCGTCGACGCACCCACCGTAGAGGGAGCGCTCGAAAGTATGGACGAAGATGCCGAGTTCGATCTGGCGCTTTCAGTTGCCAGAAAGAAGATCGGCAAGTCCGACGGTTTTGATCTTGATTCAAAGAAGAGGCTGGGCTCTTTTCTGGCAAGAAGAGGGTTCGGTTGGGAAGTAATAAACAGAGTGTTTGAAGAACTTTTACACGAGTAG